A segment of the Staphylococcus ratti genome:
CGTTTGCGTCATTTGCTTCTTTAGCAACTGCTAACTTGATGGCGTTATTTAGTTTTAGCTCCTTCATATCAGCTTGATATTGGGCGTTTTCTTGCTTGTATTGGTTTAACTTGTCTTTAAGCTCTTGATTGTCCCCATCTTTAGCTTTTTGAAGGTCTGTGATTTGTTTGTCTCGGTTCTCCAGTTCTTTGTTAGCTTTTTCTAGTTGCTCTTTTAGAGATTCAACTTTTTTAGCTTCACTTTTTAAATCTCGTAACGTATCGTGATGTTCATCTACAATCTTTTGAACTGTTTCTTCCTCTAAACCTAAACCACGTAAAAATTCTCTTTTCATAATTATTACTCCTCACATTTTTGATAACACTGGTCTTTTCCAGCACGAGTTTGCACCTTTTAACGCCTTGAGCATGATTTGGGCATAAAAATAGCCAGCACATAAGGTGCTAGCTACATAAGGCTAAAATCAATGTTTTTGGTATTTTCTTCTTCTATATAAGTTTTAATTGCGGGAATATCCGCCTCATTTTTAACTTTTATGTTTACAATAGGTCTTTCGTTTTGCAAATCATTTATTTCTTTGTATAACGCTTTGATACGTTCCAATTTTTCTATAGCTTCATCAGCATCAACTTTTACACTTACTTTAAAATCCACATTATTCACCACCTTTTCGTTTCATCTTCTCCCAATCACTGTAGGTCATGGATGGAACGACTTCTGTCATGCCATCATCATTCCTCACACGCATAACACCTGGCAAATCCTCTTCATCAATGTAGTGTAGTAGCTTGCAACGACAGTTAATGTTCTCTTTAGCACTTGCTACACCCACAAATAACTTAGGTGCTTGTCCTACACAACCACTGGATTTAAAGTTCTCGTTTAACGGAATGCTCTTACCGTCCAAATGGCGATGTGTATCACGTGTTTTCGCGTCCTTAGTAGCAAACCATCGTTTCATCATTTTAAAGCCGTTATCTTGCGCTATGTGAGCGCTATCGAGGTTAGCTTGCGACAATGCCCTACCTGTTTCAGTTCGAGCCACACGCAACGCCTGCGCCTTACTCATGCCTATGTCATCACTAATAGCTTTGGCAGTCTTTGAATAACCCTCGCCTGACATAACGCCTTGAGTGATGTGTATACGAATACGTTTTAAAATTTCATTGCGATGTTTCTGCAATGTGGGCACTAACTTAATAAATTCAATAGGTTGTTCAATCGCTTTATTAATCACTGCTGGTGTAGGGACGTCGAATTCCATAGATGTTTGACTAGCCATTTCGTACAGATACAAGCTCATCATATATTGCTCTATATACACGTTCTGTTGCGTCTTTTTAATCGCTTTGGCTACTTCTCTATAATCGTTGGTCATCATGTCTGCTATACGCGCTAACTGCTTATTCAAACGATTGTATTTGTTAAACTCTGTCCACGTGACGTGAGGGTCGTCCGATTCGTACTTAGCATACATATCAGAAAGTGTTTGCTTAATCTCTTTTAATGACCTAGCAAACAACACCTCTAACTCTTTTTCGGATTGAGCTATTAAGCGCTCAATAATCTTATCAACATCATTCTGATTGGTTATTTTGCGCTCTGTCATTAGCGTCACCCTCTACTTGAGTGTTAAATTCGATATTGTCTTGTTCAATGCGCTCAAGTTCTGCCACAGGGTCACTAACCCACGGGTGATTAGTAACAACAGTTTCTTTAGATAGGTATTGCGATTGCACACCGATTTGTGATTGTTCCAACTCATTGACCATGACGTTAAAGTTGAATGTGATTTCTACATCTTGCACTTTAATATTCAACTTGTAGAAATCTATGATGTACTGTAGCAACTCCTGCAACGCAGTAAGTGTTTTGTTTTTTAATTTGTTAGCTTTCAAGTCTAAGTTGCTATACATAAACTTCAATGCGATACCCGACGGACTGTTGCCGAATTTATCTTGTTGGAAGTCCACACCTTGACCAAACTCGATTATATAGTCGCGTAGCATGTCCAAATATTCTTTAGACGACTGCACTGGTACTTCTATTTGAATTGTGTCAACACCGCTTCCGTCGCCATCTACATTAATCGCTTTGTAGTATTTGAGGTTACGCATAAACTCATCTAAGTTCTGCCCCTCATATCCTTTTAATACGTAAATCAATTCAGTTGATTCATCAAAAGTGTTTTGCGTATCAGACAGGCGCTTGTCCATAGCGTCAATGATTGTTTTATACATAAACAGGTCGCTAACTTCTTGAGGGTTGTTTTTAAACGGTATAAATGGAACACGCCCCCAACTCACACGCTTATTACCAACGTAATAATGTGATTGAACATGGTCATCTCCATGATAAAAATCAGGTATCAATTGCCCCTCTTGATATTCGTAGTAAGTAACGTCCGTATCTGTCCAATACTCAACTCTTTCTGCCCCGTCCAACTCGTAATACCTAATAAACGCTTTTAACGTGTCACGCTCTTTATTCGTCCAAATAGGTATTGCTTGTTCTGCAGGTACACGGAATGTTTTAAATTCTCCATTCTCATCGATATAGGGTTGCAGCCACTCAATACCTTTATTACTTGCTGCAGTCAGAATGTCGACCAACTTATCATCCCATTTATGATTAAGCACTTTTTGAATGGTCGTTAATGACTTATCGTCATCAGTACCAAAAGTAACAGGGTTGGCAACCGCATAAGCTACTTTTTGGTCCACTAAGTTTTGATGGTAGTTAGTGTACATTCTCCAATCAGGTTTGAATGGGTCTACCACACCCTTGTTATCCAACTTAGGCGGAAGATGTAGCACATCAGGGTCATGATTATAGTATCTGTCGCCCATCACGATTTTCTCTATCTTCGGCTTATGGTCATTTATCAAACGGATAATCATTTCTTCTTGCGTCTCGAATTTGGGTTTAATCTGCTTAACCACTCTCTCGTGATAGGGCACTTCGTTTGGCCAATATATTTTAATC
Coding sequences within it:
- a CDS encoding phage portal protein; the protein is MIKIYWPNEVPYHERVVKQIKPKFETQEEMIIRLINDHKPKIEKIVMGDRYYNHDPDVLHLPPKLDNKGVVDPFKPDWRMYTNYHQNLVDQKVAYAVANPVTFGTDDDKSLTTIQKVLNHKWDDKLVDILTAASNKGIEWLQPYIDENGEFKTFRVPAEQAIPIWTNKERDTLKAFIRYYELDGAERVEYWTDTDVTYYEYQEGQLIPDFYHGDDHVQSHYYVGNKRVSWGRVPFIPFKNNPQEVSDLFMYKTIIDAMDKRLSDTQNTFDESTELIYVLKGYEGQNLDEFMRNLKYYKAINVDGDGSGVDTIQIEVPVQSSKEYLDMLRDYIIEFGQGVDFQQDKFGNSPSGIALKFMYSNLDLKANKLKNKTLTALQELLQYIIDFYKLNIKVQDVEITFNFNVMVNELEQSQIGVQSQYLSKETVVTNHPWVSDPVAELERIEQDNIEFNTQVEGDANDRAQNNQSE
- a CDS encoding phage scaffolding protein, which translates into the protein MKREFLRGLGLEEETVQKIVDEHHDTLRDLKSEAKKVESLKEQLEKANKELENRDKQITDLQKAKDGDNQELKDKLNQYKQENAQYQADMKELKLNNAIKLAVAKEANDANDVLLMLDKSNLELQEDGTVKGLDDAVKGLQESKPYLFAEQKPTGRTPNEGESLKGGITKEQFDDMTVSERENLFYNHRETYDKLINE
- a CDS encoding phage head morphogenesis protein, which translates into the protein MTERKITNQNDVDKIIERLIAQSEKELEVLFARSLKEIKQTLSDMYAKYESDDPHVTWTEFNKYNRLNKQLARIADMMTNDYREVAKAIKKTQQNVYIEQYMMSLYLYEMASQTSMEFDVPTPAVINKAIEQPIEFIKLVPTLQKHRNEILKRIRIHITQGVMSGEGYSKTAKAISDDIGMSKAQALRVARTETGRALSQANLDSAHIAQDNGFKMMKRWFATKDAKTRDTHRHLDGKSIPLNENFKSSGCVGQAPKLFVGVASAKENINCRCKLLHYIDEEDLPGVMRVRNDDGMTEVVPSMTYSDWEKMKRKGGE